The Butyrivibrio fibrisolvens genome window below encodes:
- a CDS encoding sensor histidine kinase encodes MKYLLIICLIVIIILIMKIIAMKLSIKELRENYEERAGIHTNTVLTVSSRDKEILELARTLNKTLVKLRDSYNRYEHGDQEIKSAITNISHDLRTPLTAISGYLELAQRQDCSPEMDKYLSIIKGRTEHMKKLTEELFEYSIVTGGEITEEKQDVNIGKLLEDCIMNYYPSLKARGIAPVIDITEEKIVRNLYPTYVERIINNLFSNALKYSSGDLEISLSDDGRLRFANSAPNLSSVDVSKLFDRFFTVENARSSSTGLGLSIVKIFAERMNCGVKADYIEGKIVIVVNF; translated from the coding sequence ATGAAATACCTGCTTATAATCTGCCTGATAGTTATAATAATATTGATCATGAAGATAATCGCAATGAAGCTATCGATCAAGGAACTAAGAGAAAACTATGAGGAGAGAGCCGGTATTCATACCAATACAGTTCTGACAGTTTCAAGCAGGGATAAGGAGATTTTAGAACTTGCCAGGACTCTTAATAAGACACTTGTAAAGCTGAGAGATTCTTATAACAGGTATGAACACGGTGATCAGGAGATAAAATCGGCTATAACCAATATTTCACATGATCTAAGGACGCCTCTTACAGCCATAAGTGGATATCTTGAGCTTGCGCAAAGACAGGACTGCAGCCCTGAAATGGACAAATATCTTTCAATAATAAAGGGCAGAACAGAGCATATGAAAAAGCTTACAGAAGAGCTTTTTGAATACTCGATAGTAACAGGTGGTGAGATTACAGAAGAAAAGCAGGATGTCAACATCGGCAAGCTGCTTGAAGACTGTATCATGAACTATTATCCGTCGCTGAAGGCAAGAGGAATTGCCCCTGTCATAGATATTACAGAGGAAAAGATTGTTCGAAATCTTTATCCAACTTATGTAGAAAGGATCATAAACAATCTTTTTAGTAATGCACTTAAATATAGTAGTGGTGATCTGGAGATATCATTATCGGATGATGGCAGACTTAGGTTTGCAAACTCTGCCCCAAATCTCTCCAGTGTAGATGTTAGCAAATTGTTCGACAGGTTTTTTACAGTAGAAAATGCCAGAAGCTCTTCAACAGGTCTTGGCCTTTCTATAGTCAAGATATTTGCTGAGCGTATGAACTGCGGTGTCAAAGCTGACTATATAGAAGGAAAGATAGTTATAGTAGTTAATTTTTGA
- a CDS encoding ABC transporter permease, producing the protein MFRNLYADTRKIFFSRGFYLGVIVILLYQIFASLIIWMLTVLFIKGQVASDDIAFSFTNIAVFVVTATTLLVMQGDFEDGCIRNKLISGVKRRDAFLSVVISGMLLGALLSFIAFVSSMAVLPIFSEGFMNYKVSEIADYWLIITLSCMAIGAFSASLIMVLGGSKLSYVVGLAIAFGLETLDTHVLDKLYPEKGNCTLTGSKLLLYKFIDRYIPYSYLSIEPHWDSASYLAGCTGLILISVIIGLVVVERKEIH; encoded by the coding sequence ATGTTCAGAAATCTGTATGCTGATACCAGAAAGATATTTTTTAGCCGAGGTTTTTATCTGGGAGTCATAGTAATCCTGTTATACCAGATATTTGCAAGTCTTATAATCTGGATGCTTACCGTTTTGTTTATAAAAGGTCAGGTTGCATCGGATGATATAGCTTTTTCTTTTACCAATATTGCAGTATTTGTAGTAACCGCAACAACGCTTCTGGTAATGCAGGGAGACTTTGAAGACGGATGTATCCGCAACAAGCTTATATCGGGTGTAAAAAGAAGAGATGCCTTCCTTTCAGTAGTGATAAGTGGGATGCTTCTGGGGGCGCTGCTTTCATTTATAGCATTTGTATCTTCTATGGCTGTTTTGCCTATATTCTCAGAAGGGTTTATGAACTATAAGGTTTCTGAGATAGCAGATTACTGGCTTATAATCACCTTATCATGTATGGCGATAGGAGCTTTTTCTGCATCACTTATTATGGTGCTTGGTGGAAGTAAGCTTTCTTATGTAGTTGGACTTGCGATTGCTTTTGGACTTGAGACACTTGATACTCATGTACTTGATAAGCTGTATCCGGAAAAAGGGAATTGTACATTAACAGGTTCAAAACTTTTATTGTACAAATTTATCGACAGGTATATACCGTATTCTTATCTTTCAATAGAGCCGCATTGGGATAGCGCCAGCTACCTTGCAGGATGTACAGGACTTATACTGATCTCGGTAATAATAGGACTAGTGGTTGTTGAAAGGAAAGAAATACACTGA
- a CDS encoding erythromycin esterase family protein: MRRYRFVFMISTMVVVVFIALLSFFKYTNAFNDVKKIDGIEDVAQTFDEFEIPEGVRVVGIGEATHGNREFQLAKKAVLEKVVNEGEGRCICFEMATGDAAMINDAIHDKSSDLVQVIGKQSYPLYDTDEMVQLLKWMRDYNMTVPYEESLMFYGVDIQGAQTAITYMQELCDENDTLFTLEEKEKLLSIKTETKDDYKADRDFFDKLSQRLSKEEGLKERQLSIVAKCVVLHIDAPDYDKDQDEFGKNRDFQMAQLLKDYSELEDARGYAQVVITAHNAHVMKGGSSVLPAADDDTMGDRIDALFEGSYFCIGTGFYEGNVNIHTAGTYEENYERKDHFYVSDDPFAYQARFFENGTYCLDFSKVTDENSSVYKKLHSYVFTGLVGEGYSPLNDLFNSHRTSMILADRYDALICYYEVTPIDPIDY; encoded by the coding sequence TTGCGTAGATACAGATTTGTTTTCATGATAAGTACGATGGTAGTTGTAGTTTTCATCGCACTTCTTTCATTTTTTAAATATACAAATGCCTTTAACGATGTAAAAAAAATTGATGGAATAGAGGATGTGGCACAGACTTTTGATGAGTTTGAGATTCCGGAAGGTGTGAGAGTAGTTGGAATAGGAGAAGCTACTCATGGAAACCGCGAATTTCAACTTGCTAAAAAGGCAGTACTTGAAAAAGTTGTAAATGAAGGCGAAGGCCGCTGCATCTGCTTTGAGATGGCTACTGGCGATGCAGCCATGATCAATGATGCAATACATGATAAAAGCTCCGATCTTGTACAAGTGATAGGAAAGCAGAGCTATCCACTTTATGATACTGATGAAATGGTGCAGCTTCTTAAGTGGATGAGAGATTATAATATGACAGTTCCCTATGAAGAGTCCTTAATGTTCTATGGTGTCGATATTCAGGGAGCCCAGACAGCTATCACCTATATGCAGGAGCTTTGTGATGAGAATGATACTCTTTTTACCCTAGAGGAAAAAGAAAAACTCTTATCAATAAAAACAGAAACCAAGGATGATTACAAAGCTGACAGAGATTTTTTTGATAAGCTGTCCCAGCGCCTTTCTAAAGAAGAAGGACTTAAAGAAAGGCAGTTATCTATTGTAGCCAAGTGCGTAGTCCTTCACATTGATGCGCCGGATTATGATAAAGATCAAGATGAATTTGGCAAAAACAGGGATTTTCAGATGGCACAGCTTTTGAAAGACTATTCTGAACTTGAAGATGCTCGTGGTTATGCTCAGGTAGTTATAACTGCTCATAATGCGCATGTTATGAAGGGCGGATCCAGCGTGCTCCCTGCTGCAGATGATGACACTATGGGTGATAGAATAGACGCTCTGTTTGAAGGAAGCTATTTCTGCATTGGTACGGGATTCTATGAAGGAAATGTAAATATCCATACTGCCGGAACTTATGAAGAGAACTATGAGAGGAAGGATCACTTCTACGTCTCTGATGATCCATTTGCTTATCAGGCCAGGTTTTTTGAAAATGGCACATACTGCCTTGATTTCTCAAAGGTAACAGATGAAAATAGTAGTGTATACAAAAAGCTTCACAGCTACGTTTTTACAGGACTTGTCGGTGAGGGCTATTCACCTTTAAATGATCTTTTTAACAGCCATAGAACATCTATGATACTTGCAGACCGCTATGATGCTTTGATATGCTACTATGAAGTTACACCCATAGATCCAATTGATTACTAA
- a CDS encoding ATP-binding cassette domain-containing protein: protein MEYVFKANGISKQYGKFTALSDVNMEIPKGAIYGFVGKNGAGKTTLIRIMCGLQKASSGFYELFGKTADDADISKARRRMGAVVESPAIYKDMSARDNLIQQCLMLGLPDFSCVDEILSLVGLSGTGKKKARHFSLGMRQRLGIAVALCGDPDFIVLDEPINGLDPQGIIEIRELILKLNRERGITFLISSHILDELSKIATNYGFIDKGHIVRQMSSKELKKECRKSVRMKVSDVGLLTKVMEEKGIEYKVIDNSTADVYSSINFSEIAKGFDKVGCSIFTMEEHDESLEAFYLSLLGGGENVQKSVC, encoded by the coding sequence ATGGAATACGTATTTAAAGCAAATGGAATAAGTAAACAATACGGAAAGTTTACAGCTCTTTCTGACGTAAATATGGAGATACCTAAAGGTGCAATATATGGTTTTGTAGGAAAGAACGGAGCAGGAAAGACAACACTTATCAGGATCATGTGCGGGCTTCAAAAAGCTAGCAGCGGATTTTACGAGCTTTTTGGCAAAACAGCAGACGATGCAGATATTTCAAAGGCAAGACGCAGGATGGGGGCAGTTGTAGAATCCCCTGCAATATATAAAGATATGTCTGCAAGAGACAATCTGATACAGCAGTGCCTGATGCTGGGGCTGCCGGATTTTAGCTGTGTTGACGAGATTTTAAGCCTGGTAGGACTTTCAGGTACCGGCAAGAAGAAAGCAAGACACTTTTCACTTGGAATGCGTCAGCGCCTTGGAATTGCAGTAGCTCTTTGCGGCGATCCTGACTTTATCGTACTTGATGAGCCGATCAATGGTCTTGATCCTCAGGGAATTATAGAGATAAGAGAATTGATTCTTAAGCTTAACAGAGAGCGGGGAATTACCTTCCTTATATCAAGCCACATCTTAGATGAGCTTTCCAAGATTGCAACTAATTACGGTTTTATTGATAAAGGGCATATAGTCCGCCAGATGAGCAGCAAGGAGCTCAAAAAAGAGTGTCGTAAGTCAGTACGTATGAAGGTAAGTGATGTAGGACTTCTTACAAAAGTCATGGAGGAAAAAGGTATAGAGTACAAGGTTATCGATAACAGCACAGCAGATGTATATTCATCGATCAACTTTTCTGAAATTGCCAAGGGCTTCGACAAAGTTGGATGTTCTATATTTACCATGGAAGAGCATGACGAAAGCCTCGAGGCATTCTATCTATCATTACTTGGAGGCGGAGAAAATGTTCAGAAATCTGTATGCTGA